One genomic segment of Panicum virgatum strain AP13 chromosome 2N, P.virgatum_v5, whole genome shotgun sequence includes these proteins:
- the LOC120660928 gene encoding protein transport protein sec31-like — translation MDPSGAGAGTGAFRRKAEQWLSVAEKLLVARDLEGCKQFASQALASDPHTPGADDLHAAAAALLAAQRHRRPNGQPDPYGVLGLDPANPASRRPDAIHAQYRRLSFLLNRSRPDRPCSLAFAEAARLVADAWAFLSDPVRKSALDAELDAAAAAAAAAAAAAAAARAYHSPAPNLQQPHSQSPLPARPTPPTAAPSPRPILPAAAPSPRATPLPAAPTQRPAQSPAAPSPLPTPPPVSPPQRRTLPPVSPPQRRTLLPVSTPLRRTLPPVASPPRSTQRSVGPQTRPAPLTVTPAPRPTPPPIASQTPPSPPLPSAPQTPIAAAVPAVQSGAAPSPTFWTVCSACCHIHQYDRQYETRKLLCPSCRKTFVAEAMADPPPIVPGTDMYYCTWGFFPVGFPGCPGFERMINSQPRGPDQPNAPWLGGTGGVKGNAQNNAQNGVPPVNAPLVEVPVEVPAVTPPAKPMRMKVGAKKRGRPKGSKNKKKL, via the coding sequence CCCACACCCCGGGCGCCGAcgacctccacgccgccgccgccgccctcctggcggcccagcgccaccgccgccccaacGGTCAGCCCGATCCCTACGGCGTCCTCGGCCTCGACCCCGCGAATCCCGCATCACGCCGCCCGGATGCCATCCACGCACAGTACCGCcgcctctccttcctcctcaaTCGCTCCCGCCCCGACCGCCCCTGCTCGCTCGCCTTCGCCGAAGCCGCCCGCCTCGTTGCCGATGCCTGGGCTTTCCTATCTGATCCCGTTCGTAAATCCGCTCTCGACGCGGAGCTcgatgccgctgccgccgccgccgccgccgccgcagcagcagcagcagcagctcgcgcATACCACTCTCCCGCTCCAAATCTACAGCAACCGCACTCGCAGTCTCCTCTGCCTGCACGCCCAACTCCACCGACGGCTGCTCCCTCTCCACGCCCAATTCTGCCGGCGGCTGCTCCCTCCCCACGCGCAACTCCGCTTCCGGCTGCTCCCACTCAACGGCCAGCACAAAGTCCGGCGGCTCCCTCCCCACTGCCAACTCCGCCGCCGGTTTCTCCCCCTCAGCGGCGAACGCTGCCGCCGGTTTCTCCCCCTCAGCGGCGAACGCTGCTGCCGGTTTCTACCCCTCTGCGGCGAACGCTGCCACCGGTTGCTTCCCCTCCGCGGTCAACTCAGCGGTCGGTTGGTCCCCAAACACGACCAGCACCGCTGACGGTTACTCCCGCACCACGGCCTACACCGCCGCCAATTGCTTCACAAACACCACCAAGTCCGCCGCTACCATCTGCTCCCCAAACGCCAATTGCTGCTGCGGTCCCAGCAGTGCAGTCTGGTGCGGCACCTTCGCCAACTTTCTGGACAGTGTGCTCAGCCTGCTGCCACATTCACCAGTACGACCGCCAATATGAGACTCGCAAGCTGCTGTGCCCTAGCTGCCGCAAGACATTTGTAGCCGAGGCAATGGCTGATCCACCTCCTATTGTGCCGGGCACCGACATGTATTACTGCACCTGGGGGTTCTTCCCCGTTGGGTTCCCTGGGTGTCCTGGCTTTGAAAGAATGATCAATTCACAGCCACGGGGACCAGATCAGCCGAATGCGCCATGGCTTGGTGGCACCGGTGGTGTGAAAGGTAATGCTCAGAATAATGCTCAGAATGGGGTGCCACCAGTTAATGCCCCACTAGTAGAGGTACCAGTAGAGGTGCCGGCTGTGACGCCGCCAGCAAAACCAATGAGAATGAAGGTGGGTGCAAAGAAGCGTGGTCGCCCCAAGGGTAgtaagaacaagaagaagctgtGA
- the LOC120660930 gene encoding transcription factor bHLH30-like: protein MVPVGSEEAEVAMDGECPPPPPAAAAPRSGPSRSHSEAERKRRQRINAHLATLRTLVPAASRMDKAALLGEVVRHVRELRGEADAAAAGAAVAVPGEGDEVGVEEGQHCCCRGAGGEGDRAAAATRRVRAWVCCADRPGLMSELGRAVRSVSARAVRAEIATVGGRTRSVLELDVGGQHDGEGTSSRPALQTALRAVLLSREELLAAECYKRQRFSAHLARV from the exons ATGGTGCCTGTCGGGAGTGAGGAAGCGGAGGTGGCGATGGACGGGgagtgcccgccgccgccgccagcggcggcggcgccgcggagcgGGCCGAGCAGGAGCCACAGCGAGGCGGAGCGAAAGCGGCGGCAGCGCATCAACGCCCACCTCGCCACGCTCCGCACCCTCGTGCCCGCGGCATCCAGG ATGGACAAGGCAGCGCTGCTCGGGGAGGTGGTGCGGCACGTGCGGGAGCTGCGGGGCGAggcggacgccgcggcggcgggcgcggccgtgGCCGTCCCGGGGGAAGGCGACGAGGTCGGCGTCGAGGAGGGGCAGcactgctgctgccgcggcgccggcggggagggggacagggccgccgctgccaccaggCGCGTCAGGGCGTGGGTGTGCTGCGCCGACCGCCCGGGGCTCATGTCCGAGCTGGGCCGCGCTGTGCGGTCCGTcagcgccagggcggtgcgCGCGGAGATCGCCACCGTCGGCGGGCGGACGCGGAGCGTCCTAGAGCTGGACGTTGGCGGGCAACACGACGGCGAGGGCACGTCGTCTCGGCCGGCGCTGCAGACGGCGCTCCGGGCTGTGCTGCTCAGCCGGGAAGAGCTGCTCGCCGCCGAGTGCTACAAGCGGCAGCGCTTCTCGGCGCACCTCGCCAGGGTTTAG
- the LOC120660929 gene encoding beta carbonic anhydrase 5, chloroplastic-like isoform X1, whose translation MLPRSLGPAARRLGLVAAAAPSTARASSASAARRPCPPSDGDEAGEDDEPLPLRTPHGPPAPEERRWPRRGEQRRVMLKPIVEAPSIINKTTRAYGRRQTQLLPRNTIRREFSFITTAAKDHSVLTRQLLDSRHDTVDEVGTEHDPFIELKARFMDFKQRNYVENFSNYQSLAQQQTPKFMVIACADSRVCPTSILGFQPGEAFTVRNVANLVPPYEHGGSETSAALEFAVNTLQVENVLVVGHSRCGGIQALMSMKDDSTSGSFIKNWVSIGKSARLSTKAAAGNLSFEMQCTHCEKESINSSLLNLLTYPWIEKRVNEGTLNLHGGYYNFVDCTFEKWTLVYREGLKGGSKYAIKNRSSWS comes from the exons ATGCTTCCAAGGTCCTTGGGACCAGCGGCGCGGCGCCTGGGcctggtcgcggcggcggctccctccACCGCGCGCGCGTCCTCGGCttccgcggcgcggcggccgtgccCGCCGTCCGACGGCGACGAGGCcggggaggatgatgagccTCTACCTCTTCGGACGCCCcacgggccgccggcgccggaggagcggcggtggccTCGCCGCGGAGAGCAGCGTCG GGTAATGCTCAAACCAATCGTTGAAGCGCCATCAATAATTAACAAAACGACACGTGCGTATGGGCGGAGGCAAACCCAACTATTGCCACGCAACACGATAAG GAGAGAATTCTCATTTATCACAACAGCCGCCAAAGATCATTCTGTCTTGACCCGGCAACTTCTAGATTCGCGACATGATACAGTAGATGAGGTTGGTACAGAACATGATCCGTTCATTGAGTTGAAAGCAAGGTTCATGGACTTCAAACAGCGAAACTATGT GGAAAATTTTTCAAATTACCAAAGTTTGGCGCAACAGCAAACACCAAAG TTCATGGTGATTGCTTGTGCTGACTCCAGGGTCTGCCCTACCAGTATTTTGGGGTTTCAGCCTGGGGAAGCATTTACAGTTCGTAATGTGGCAAATTTGGTACCACCATATGAG CATGGGGGTTCAGAGACTAGTGCAGCACTAGAGTTTGCTGTCAATACACTCCAG GTAGAAAATGTATTGGTGGTAGGTCACAGCCGATGTGGTGGCATCCAGGCACTAATGAGTATGAAAGATGACTCGACCTCTGG AAGCTTTATTAAGAACTGGGTTTCAATTGGGAAGAGTGCAAGGTTAAGCACAAAAGCTGCAGCTGGAAACTTGAGTTTTGAAATGCAGTGCACACATTGTGAAAAG GAATCAATAAATAGCTCTCTTTTGAACTTGTTAACATACCCATGGATAGAGAAAAGGGTGAATGAAGGTACTCTGAACCTTCATGGAGGCTACTACAACTTTGTAGATTGCACATTTGAAAAATGGACATTAGTGTACCGTGAAGGACTCAAAGGCGGAAGCAAGTATGCTATAAAGAACAGGTCATCCTGGTCTTGA
- the LOC120660929 gene encoding beta carbonic anhydrase 5, chloroplastic-like isoform X3 has translation MLPRSLGPAARRLGLVAAAAPSTARASSASAARRPCPPSDGDEAGEDDEPLPLRTPHGPPAPEERRWPRRGEQRRREFSFITTAAKDHSVLTRQLLDSRHDTVDEVGTEHDPFIELKARFMDFKQRNYVENFSNYQSLAQQQTPKFMVIACADSRVCPTSILGFQPGEAFTVRNVANLVPPYEHGGSETSAALEFAVNTLQVENVLVVGHSRCGGIQALMSMKDDSTSGSFIKNWVSIGKSARLSTKAAAGNLSFEMQCTHCEKESINSSLLNLLTYPWIEKRVNEGTLNLHGGYYNFVDCTFEKWTLVYREGLKGGSKYAIKNRSSWS, from the exons ATGCTTCCAAGGTCCTTGGGACCAGCGGCGCGGCGCCTGGGcctggtcgcggcggcggctccctccACCGCGCGCGCGTCCTCGGCttccgcggcgcggcggccgtgccCGCCGTCCGACGGCGACGAGGCcggggaggatgatgagccTCTACCTCTTCGGACGCCCcacgggccgccggcgccggaggagcggcggtggccTCGCCGCGGAGAGCAGCGTCG GAGAGAATTCTCATTTATCACAACAGCCGCCAAAGATCATTCTGTCTTGACCCGGCAACTTCTAGATTCGCGACATGATACAGTAGATGAGGTTGGTACAGAACATGATCCGTTCATTGAGTTGAAAGCAAGGTTCATGGACTTCAAACAGCGAAACTATGT GGAAAATTTTTCAAATTACCAAAGTTTGGCGCAACAGCAAACACCAAAG TTCATGGTGATTGCTTGTGCTGACTCCAGGGTCTGCCCTACCAGTATTTTGGGGTTTCAGCCTGGGGAAGCATTTACAGTTCGTAATGTGGCAAATTTGGTACCACCATATGAG CATGGGGGTTCAGAGACTAGTGCAGCACTAGAGTTTGCTGTCAATACACTCCAG GTAGAAAATGTATTGGTGGTAGGTCACAGCCGATGTGGTGGCATCCAGGCACTAATGAGTATGAAAGATGACTCGACCTCTGG AAGCTTTATTAAGAACTGGGTTTCAATTGGGAAGAGTGCAAGGTTAAGCACAAAAGCTGCAGCTGGAAACTTGAGTTTTGAAATGCAGTGCACACATTGTGAAAAG GAATCAATAAATAGCTCTCTTTTGAACTTGTTAACATACCCATGGATAGAGAAAAGGGTGAATGAAGGTACTCTGAACCTTCATGGAGGCTACTACAACTTTGTAGATTGCACATTTGAAAAATGGACATTAGTGTACCGTGAAGGACTCAAAGGCGGAAGCAAGTATGCTATAAAGAACAGGTCATCCTGGTCTTGA
- the LOC120660929 gene encoding beta carbonic anhydrase 5, chloroplastic-like isoform X4, whose translation MANGLLLRAASPGLRPAAGSSADSGRGHGVVTIGDSRPRGAALRVGGPSRREFSFITTAAKDHSVLTRQLLDSRHDTVDEVGTEHDPFIELKARFMDFKQRNYVENFSNYQSLAQQQTPKFMVIACADSRVCPTSILGFQPGEAFTVRNVANLVPPYEHGGSETSAALEFAVNTLQVENVLVVGHSRCGGIQALMSMKDDSTSGSFIKNWVSIGKSARLSTKAAAGNLSFEMQCTHCEKESINSSLLNLLTYPWIEKRVNEGTLNLHGGYYNFVDCTFEKWTLVYREGLKGGSKYAIKNRSSWS comes from the exons ATGGCTAAcgggctcctcctccgcgccgcctccccgggcctccgccccgccgccggctcctccgCTGACTCCGGCCGGGGACATGGCGTGGTGACG ATCGGCGATTCGAGGCCGCGCGGTGCTGCTCTGCGGGTGGGAGGACCTAGCCG GAGAGAATTCTCATTTATCACAACAGCCGCCAAAGATCATTCTGTCTTGACCCGGCAACTTCTAGATTCGCGACATGATACAGTAGATGAGGTTGGTACAGAACATGATCCGTTCATTGAGTTGAAAGCAAGGTTCATGGACTTCAAACAGCGAAACTATGT GGAAAATTTTTCAAATTACCAAAGTTTGGCGCAACAGCAAACACCAAAG TTCATGGTGATTGCTTGTGCTGACTCCAGGGTCTGCCCTACCAGTATTTTGGGGTTTCAGCCTGGGGAAGCATTTACAGTTCGTAATGTGGCAAATTTGGTACCACCATATGAG CATGGGGGTTCAGAGACTAGTGCAGCACTAGAGTTTGCTGTCAATACACTCCAG GTAGAAAATGTATTGGTGGTAGGTCACAGCCGATGTGGTGGCATCCAGGCACTAATGAGTATGAAAGATGACTCGACCTCTGG AAGCTTTATTAAGAACTGGGTTTCAATTGGGAAGAGTGCAAGGTTAAGCACAAAAGCTGCAGCTGGAAACTTGAGTTTTGAAATGCAGTGCACACATTGTGAAAAG GAATCAATAAATAGCTCTCTTTTGAACTTGTTAACATACCCATGGATAGAGAAAAGGGTGAATGAAGGTACTCTGAACCTTCATGGAGGCTACTACAACTTTGTAGATTGCACATTTGAAAAATGGACATTAGTGTACCGTGAAGGACTCAAAGGCGGAAGCAAGTATGCTATAAAGAACAGGTCATCCTGGTCTTGA
- the LOC120660929 gene encoding beta carbonic anhydrase 5, chloroplastic-like isoform X2 — translation MLPRSLGPAARRLGLVAAAAPSTARASSASAARRPCPPSDGDEAGEDDEPLPLRTPHGPPAPEERRWPRRGEQRRVMLKPIVEAPSIINKTTRAYGRRQTQLLPRNTIRREFSFITTAAKDHSVLTRQLLDSRHDTVDEVGTEHDPFIELKARFMDFKQRNYVENFSNYQSLAQQQTPKFMVIACADSRVCPTSILGFQPGEAFTVRNVANLVPPYEHGGSETSAALEFAVNTLQVENVLVVGHSRCGGIQALMSMKDDSTSGFIKNWVSIGKSARLSTKAAAGNLSFEMQCTHCEKESINSSLLNLLTYPWIEKRVNEGTLNLHGGYYNFVDCTFEKWTLVYREGLKGGSKYAIKNRSSWS, via the exons ATGCTTCCAAGGTCCTTGGGACCAGCGGCGCGGCGCCTGGGcctggtcgcggcggcggctccctccACCGCGCGCGCGTCCTCGGCttccgcggcgcggcggccgtgccCGCCGTCCGACGGCGACGAGGCcggggaggatgatgagccTCTACCTCTTCGGACGCCCcacgggccgccggcgccggaggagcggcggtggccTCGCCGCGGAGAGCAGCGTCG GGTAATGCTCAAACCAATCGTTGAAGCGCCATCAATAATTAACAAAACGACACGTGCGTATGGGCGGAGGCAAACCCAACTATTGCCACGCAACACGATAAG GAGAGAATTCTCATTTATCACAACAGCCGCCAAAGATCATTCTGTCTTGACCCGGCAACTTCTAGATTCGCGACATGATACAGTAGATGAGGTTGGTACAGAACATGATCCGTTCATTGAGTTGAAAGCAAGGTTCATGGACTTCAAACAGCGAAACTATGT GGAAAATTTTTCAAATTACCAAAGTTTGGCGCAACAGCAAACACCAAAG TTCATGGTGATTGCTTGTGCTGACTCCAGGGTCTGCCCTACCAGTATTTTGGGGTTTCAGCCTGGGGAAGCATTTACAGTTCGTAATGTGGCAAATTTGGTACCACCATATGAG CATGGGGGTTCAGAGACTAGTGCAGCACTAGAGTTTGCTGTCAATACACTCCAG GTAGAAAATGTATTGGTGGTAGGTCACAGCCGATGTGGTGGCATCCAGGCACTAATGAGTATGAAAGATGACTCGACCTCTGG CTTTATTAAGAACTGGGTTTCAATTGGGAAGAGTGCAAGGTTAAGCACAAAAGCTGCAGCTGGAAACTTGAGTTTTGAAATGCAGTGCACACATTGTGAAAAG GAATCAATAAATAGCTCTCTTTTGAACTTGTTAACATACCCATGGATAGAGAAAAGGGTGAATGAAGGTACTCTGAACCTTCATGGAGGCTACTACAACTTTGTAGATTGCACATTTGAAAAATGGACATTAGTGTACCGTGAAGGACTCAAAGGCGGAAGCAAGTATGCTATAAAGAACAGGTCATCCTGGTCTTGA